A single region of the Anaerolineales bacterium genome encodes:
- a CDS encoding ABC transporter ATP-binding protein — MSLLELDGIHTYYGHIHALRGVSLRVEEGEIVTLIGANGAGKSTTLRSISGLVQARVGHIRLDGEDITRLPPHRIVAAGVGHVPEGRGVFPRLSVLENLEMGAFSIRDRAAVNDRLEYVFQLFPRLEERIAQKGGTLSGGEQQMLATARGLMLRPRILLMDEPSMGLAPVLVETIFDVIQHLNREEGMTILLVEQNAHMALRIASRGYVLQTGSIVLEDTAEVLRGNDMVRHAYLGEA, encoded by the coding sequence ATGAGCCTGCTTGAGCTGGACGGTATCCACACCTACTACGGCCACATCCACGCCCTGCGCGGGGTTTCGCTGCGGGTTGAGGAAGGCGAGATCGTGACCCTGATCGGCGCCAACGGCGCCGGCAAGAGCACCACCCTGCGCAGCATCTCGGGCCTGGTGCAGGCTCGAGTGGGGCACATCCGTCTCGACGGCGAAGACATCACCCGTCTGCCGCCGCACCGCATTGTCGCCGCCGGGGTCGGGCATGTGCCCGAGGGCCGCGGCGTCTTCCCCCGCCTGAGTGTGCTAGAGAACCTCGAGATGGGGGCCTTCTCCATCCGCGATCGGGCAGCCGTCAATGACCGCCTCGAGTACGTCTTCCAGCTCTTCCCCCGCCTCGAGGAGCGCATCGCCCAGAAGGGCGGGACGCTCTCCGGCGGCGAACAGCAGATGCTGGCCACCGCCCGAGGCTTGATGCTCCGGCCGCGCATCCTGCTGATGGACGAGCCCTCCATGGGTTTGGCCCCGGTGCTGGTGGAGACGATCTTTGATGTCATCCAGCATCTGAACCGGGAGGAGGGCATGACCATCCTGCTCGTCGAGCAGAACGCCCATATGGCGCTGCGGATCGCCTCGCGCGGCTATGTGCTCCAGACCGGGAGCATCGTGCTGGAGGACACGGCCGAGGTTTTGCGAGGCAATGACATGGTCCGCCACGCGTATCTGGGCGAGGCCTAG
- a CDS encoding ABC transporter ATP-binding protein: protein MPLLEAHHVTKRFGGLVAVNNIDFSLGEGLIVSIIGPNGAGKTTFFNALTAISEPDSGEIYFAGKKISGKRADQIAAMGIGRTFQNIRLFSNMTVIENILVGMHARLRQSNLGALLRTRSFRREEKQAQVEVDAAMAFVGLSGVGDELARNLPYGMQRRVEIGRALASKPRLLLLDEPTAGMNPQETESAMALFRRLRDELGITLLLIEHDMRVVMGISEYITVMDYGEKIAEGLPGEIRRNPRVIEAYLGRSAMEGAAA, encoded by the coding sequence ATGCCCCTGCTGGAAGCCCACCACGTAACCAAGCGGTTCGGCGGTCTGGTGGCCGTCAACAATATCGACTTCTCCCTGGGTGAAGGGTTGATTGTGAGCATCATCGGCCCCAACGGTGCCGGGAAGACCACCTTCTTCAACGCCCTGACGGCGATCAGCGAGCCCGACTCCGGGGAGATCTACTTCGCCGGGAAGAAGATTTCCGGCAAACGTGCAGACCAAATCGCCGCCATGGGGATCGGCCGCACGTTCCAGAACATCCGCTTGTTCAGCAATATGACCGTTATCGAGAACATCCTGGTCGGGATGCATGCCCGTCTGCGCCAGAGCAACTTGGGGGCGCTGCTGCGTACCCGCTCTTTCCGGCGCGAGGAGAAGCAGGCCCAGGTGGAAGTCGACGCGGCGATGGCCTTCGTCGGATTGAGCGGAGTCGGCGATGAACTCGCCCGCAACCTTCCCTACGGCATGCAGCGCCGAGTCGAGATCGGCCGAGCATTGGCCTCGAAACCGCGGCTGCTCCTGCTGGATGAACCCACCGCCGGGATGAATCCCCAGGAAACGGAAAGCGCGATGGCCCTCTTCCGCCGCCTGCGAGACGAACTGGGCATCACCCTGCTGCTGATCGAGCACGACATGCGGGTGGTAATGGGCATCTCGGAGTACATCACCGTGATGGACTACGGCGAGAAGATCGCCGAGGGGCTCCCGGGGGAAATCCGCAGGAACCCACGCGTGATCGAAGCCTACCTCGGCCGTTCGGCCATGGAAGGGGCCGCGGCCTGA